The segment ATCGGCGTTACGGCTCATATCCAAGGCCCATACTTTGACGGCCAAGGCAACCTGCCTGCCCATTTTGGTATTCAGAGATGTGATATAGTTTCCGACTCTGCGCAGGACTGTGGCGGTGTCGGTAACCGTGACCATTCCGGCGGCTTCGTTGACTACAACTCGGCCATCCTTGGAAAGCATCGCTTCAATGGATTTTTCGGTATCCTTCCAGACATTCCCTTCAAAGCTGGCTTTGTTGGTCTGCGAAGTCTGGCTGACACTGTCCGAAGTCTTGGTGGTCTGGCCAACTCCTTCCATGCTGCTGGAATCGCCGGAACTGCCCGAAGTCTGGGATTTATTGGTAATGGTCGATTCGTATTTGATATTGCCCGGAGCAACAGCAAGGTTGAATGACCTTGTTTGCAGGCGCGCAATCTCAACTTTTCCGCTCAGCTGGTCATATTCCCAGCCTAGACCGAAAAACTCACACACATAGTCAAGCAATCCTGTTAGCTGGCCATTATACCTGATTCTCAGCTTTTTAGGTCCGGTAGAGACCTTGTCTTTTTGCTGGATAATATGCTTATCGTTCTGCTCTACTTCAATGCGTAGCGGAACAAGTTCACTTATTCGTCTAGCCAGTTCCGGAGCAGTTCCTACAGTATTTAGGGTAACTATTTTGGTAAAGACTTTGGGCAGTTTGTGTAGTTGATCCAGCTCCACCGGAGTGGCTCCGAGGTATGGAGCATGGACGATAGAAACAGTTTTCTTGCTGCTGGCCGCTCTCATGGAGGCCGCACGGCTTTTCACTGAGCGTTCCTGCTGGGAAGGCTGGAGCGGAGCGCAACTGCAAAGAGTAAAAGAAAAGATGAGTATGAGCAGTAATATGCGTTTCATGCTTAATCCTCGCTAACAACGATGTGTTTGTTCTTTTGATAGAGGGTCACGCGCAGGGAGTTTCCGTTGGCGTGCATCCTTGAGAAGAGGCGTTTAACTGCCCGTGGAAATGTGTCTCTGAAAGTGGCGTGGGCCTGCATTTCAAAGTCGTGATTTGCCTTCCAGACCAGCGTGTATTCTGCGCGACCGGCCCAGCGTTTGAGCTGGTCACGAAGTCCGCCGGGAGCAATGGACCAATCTTCATTGAGAGGTGATTCAACTTGTTCGGAATCACCGCCAACGAATTCAAAGAAAGCCGGGGTCTGTGTCAGCAGGCCGGACTTTTCAAATCCTTCGAAGGTCAGGTTGTAGACTTGCCCGAAGGACCAGCCGTCCGAGGAACATAGATACAGATAGTA is part of the Marinifilum sp. JC120 genome and harbors:
- a CDS encoding type II secretory pathway component PulD-like protein, with the translated sequence MKRILLLILIFSFTLCSCAPLQPSQQERSVKSRAASMRAASSKKTVSIVHAPYLGATPVELDQLHKLPKVFTKIVTLNTVGTAPELARRISELVPLRIEVEQNDKHIIQQKDKVSTGPKKLRIRYNGQLTGLLDYVCEFFGLGWEYDQLSGKVEIARLQTRSFNLAVAPGNIKYESTITNKSQTSGSSGDSSSMEGVGQTTKTSDSVSQTSQTNKASFEGNVWKDTEKSIEAMLSKDGRVVVNEAAGMVTVTDTATVLRRVGNYITSLNTKMGRQVALAVKVWALDMSRNADVGFDIESVLKAGQSSFSMLGGQPYSTISGAGTLTAAILDGNWKDTKLMLRALKQRGRTTLLTSGSGIVMNNQALPVQVVKRDTYLAGISSTTTENSMQTSELTPGEVSTGFSMTVIPHIMNNRKAILQYNITLSSLDSMDEFTSGDLTIQLPQVSTRSFSQRVKMKCGQTLVLAGFEQETDQQSKGIGISAGGHSQKYGKSLIIITIEMESAGV